One window of Fusarium keratoplasticum isolate Fu6.1 chromosome 2, whole genome shotgun sequence genomic DNA carries:
- a CDS encoding ThuA domain-containing protein — MSFITTADTVPETTLQPPFRVLAFSKTSGYRHECIPVNIAALRALGDRTRLFTLDATEDAEILTPGTLAGYATVIFLHTTGPFLNEAQMTALQSYVRGGGGFVGIHAAASGNKESEWYGRLVGAHFDYHPAPEEGTLVIEDAGHEIMSGNSGGERRWMDEWYNFKTHPRDNTNLHVLVRGDTSSFQGGNMGDDHPLVWCQEFEGGRSFYTALGHFDEAYEDEWFMGQLERAIVWTSGVGKMKADK; from the coding sequence ATGTCCTTTATCACGACAGCAGATACCGTGCCCGAAACCACACTACAGCCTCCCTTTCGGGTCCTTgccttctccaagacatCTGGTTATCGTCACGAGTGCATCCCTGTCAACATCGCCGCTCTACGTGCCCTTGGCGATCGGACGCGCCTATTTACCCTCGATGCAACGGAGGACGCGGAGATACTGACCCCGGGTACCCTTGCTGGCTACGCGACCGTTATTTTCCTTCACACCACTGGTCCTTTTCTGAATGAAGCCCAGATGACTGCCCTGCAGTCCTATGTAcggggcggcggcggctttgTCGGCATTCACGCCGCTGCGAGTGGTAATAAGGAGTCTGAATGGTATGGCCGTCTCGTCGGTGCGCACTTTGACTACCACCCTGCACCAGAGGAGGGAACGCTGGTGATCGAAGATGCGGGGCATGAGATTATGTCGGGTAACTCGGGCGGTGAGCGGcggtggatggatgagtgGTATAACTTCAAGACACACCCTCGGGACAACACGAACCTGCATGTGCTGGTACGCGGCGACACCAGTTCATTCCAGGGCGGCAATATGGGTGACGACCACCCGCTTGTCTGGTGTCAGGAGTTTGAAGGCGGTCGGTCATTCTATACGGCTCTGGGACACTTTGACGAGGCCTATGAGGATGAGTGGTTCATGGGCCAGTTGGAGCGTGCCATTGTGTGGACTTCGGGTGTGGGCAAGATGAAAGCCGATAAATAG
- a CDS encoding CENP-V/GFA domain-containing protein, which translates to MATGSCACGLLKYSFNSEPLVCALCHCNGCKRSSSSVYTHNLLVPAATFTTSGIAKIYGDKGQSGKNRSFHFCQECGTTLYIVSENIPGVVVVKAGTLDDLSLNEIKYRPTVEIFCKEKYSWLPDIEGARKFNGAMGH; encoded by the exons ATGGCTACCGGTTCATGCGCCTGCGGCCTTCTGAAATACTCTTTCAACAGCGAGCCTCTCGTCTGC GCGCTGTGTCACTGCAACGGTTGCAAGCGATCCTCCAGCTCTGTTTACACCCACAACCTTCTCGTACCGGCCGCCACCTTCACGACCTCGGGCATCGCCAAGATATATGGGGACAAGGGGCAATCAGGGAAAAATCGATCTTTCCACTTCTGCCAGGAATGCGGGACCACCCTTTACATCGTGAGCGAGAACATACCAGGGGTCGTTGTCGTCAAGGCGGGCACTCTAGATGACTTGAGCTTAAACGAGATAAAGTATAGACCTACTGTTGAGATTTTCTGCAAGGAAAAGTACAGCTGGTTGCCGGATATCGAAGGGGCTAGGAAGTTCAATGGTGCCATGGGACATTGA